TGCTGAATCAAAGCATCAACAATATCAGTTTTATTCTTCCAGCACAATTCCTgtattagttttattaaaagcaCAACGAAAACCGGACAAGGTACCAAGCAGGCGGGGTTTTGACGAACTGCCAATTCCCAGTTTTGATACTTTGGCGTGGTTAGTGCTTTAGGAATAGGTTTCCTTGGGAAATAAAGAGATGAAAGAGGTTCTCAATGGTTAATCCTAATGAATGGAAAACGGATGCAATGGACGGACAAAATTAAACTCTGATATTAGCcgattttcacttttcttgaTGACAAAATGTTTGTCTTGATTTTACAGCGTTAAAAGCATCAGTTTTCTTGGTTCTGCTAGGTACCTATTCCTGCTAGCAACATTTATGCTATCAATGACAAGAAGTCTCCTGAGGATGCAGCAGATGACTATGAGGAGCGTCTCAAACATTTGGTTGAGAGCAAAATTTTACCTGTTTCAGATGTCACTGGGTTCCCAAAATTCGATCTTATGCTGCTTGGGATGGGGCCAGACGGGCATGTGGCCTCTCTGTTCCCGTCACGCCAGCATCGCTATGAGAAGAAGCGGTGGGTCACATTCATTACTGACTCTCCCAAACCGCCTCCACCGAGGATCACCTTCACATTTCCAGTTATTAACTCAGCTTCAGAGATTGCAATGGTGATCACTGGGGCTGATTTGGCTGATACAACTAAGATAGCATTGGGCGATGGACAAACTCCAGGTTCAACTCCCCTGCCCTGTTGTGAAGTTTCGGCTGAAGGAGAGCTTACATGGTTCTTGGACAAGGATGCTGCTTCGAAACTGTAAAATACTGTGCACTTTGATGGATAATCATTAGTATGAAACATCCTATTGCAGGAAGCTAGGGCATTGCTACATCACTGTTGTCTGTACTATTAGCTCCTTAATAATCTCCATGATGAATAGCTAAACATGGACATGCTTGACTTGTTGAATTCAATAATAATCTCTACTCGATATTTCTGAGGCTTGTGGACTGTTATTTTGTTCTTAGCTCCAAGTCTTGCTCGTGGCAGAGCATTGTAGTTTGATCATCATCTACCACCTTTTGCATTGGCTAGGCCACCATCCACTACAAATGATACCGAAATTTAggtctttcttttctttaatagacagcttttctttttttgcttttcaGAAGGAGTGAGCCCAACGTTCTGTTGGAGCACAGCTAACTTTTATCATCTTCTGGGATTCTCTGATTGTAGACAACATTAACAAATAGAACACGGTTGAGTGCGTTTCTCAACGTTGTCCATTATCTCCTTGGGTTAGGCCCAATTTTCGAGTTTCTAAATATCCACTGTTGAAAGAACAATTGCCAACTCTCCCCAAAATCTGACATATTCTCCCTATTCTTACCAACCACAAATACACAGAAAAATCCACTGTGAATTCATAATTACTATTACAATAGAGAAGCATATCAGtatagtgaaaaataatttcacatattagTATACTAAATGAGcgtccataattttttaatacaatagACCCTGGAAATAGTGATACTGCtttaatacttaattaatttttatttatttctttttttccttccttttaaaaataaacatcaagtctaaattgttgaaaattgatcatTCTTTCCGTCATCAGTGTGCAGTGCAAGCCAAAAGATATTGCTTTTTTACCAGATTATATTCATGTGTACAACTCCAATGATTGTGTTTGCCAGTTTCCAGTGATCTGTTTGtgtgaattttctttattcaaaTTGTTTAGGATAAAAATAGAGGAAATTAGTGGTGGCTATTTAATGATTATCAAACAGGGCATATGATATGAAATAACATTTCATGACAGCTTAAGCATTCCCCACATTTCTGGCCTTGTTAACCCACATTACATGACTTCATAATtccattcttatttatttttttattattaaattaaatccaaaCAAACAGTATTACTATCTTTTAAAGTATTCTCaaatttatgcatttattGAACATAAATAAACATAGGGATTTGAAATATTCATCATGATCTGATTTggtaaaataaagtattatatgctgaaattgaaatttcccAGATTTGAGGGATTAACagcagaaaatagaaaaagcaaGAATGGGAGCAATGATTAAAGTCCAGAAATTGATGATGGTGGAGGTGGACTAGTGGTCAACTAAATGGGGCGCCCTATCACTAAAACAATAAGGGTTGGATATTGgaacataaacaaacaataaGAGAATAGAACAACACTTGTCCACGCTTCCCTTCTCAAGATATAAATACGGATACTTATTacatccttattttttttttaaaaaaattgatgtacttatatataatttttttaataaattatatttacaatgattggtttgtttatttttaataaatagatttttcattggtcaaaatttactatattattgatgtattcgtaaaaaaaaaatgaatgaaaattttatatatactctCGATTGACTAATTACATACTTATTGCTGgtcaagtaatttttttctcaccATACTTCCCTTATACATCTTTTTGcattaatacatgtgatgaggtacatatttatataaagatagtttgttagaaaaaaattatttaatcctCAATACTTGCATTCAATTTTCTCACTATGTCGGCGTCGGCGagttctataaatttttactaactgatttatgtatttgttgaatgaaaattaatattaagagtattaaatataatttttcaaaatcaatatataattacaacaaattttaagagagaatgatgtaattattgctataaataaattaaagtaaatacTTGATTAGCTTTGAAACTAACTTTTATTATGAGGATGAAAGCGTTGTAGCTAGATGCGACAAAAACCATCAACACATGATCCTAACTAGCAATTATTCGTATCTCGCTTGAATTTCAAGTAAATGAGTATTGCATTCCAAATTCTTCCAAATCATTTTGTCCCGtaaagtttttcatttttcgaATAAgagtgataaattattattaattataattatttttatcggATATTAATCTCTAAcaaatcattataatatacCATATCAAATACACTATATCAAATCCAATGTCTACTATTATAGTAGAAATACCATCTACTATTCAGTAGAAACAACGTCACACGCATAAAGTGGGGGTTTGAACCCATAACCTCTAACATCATAGAACTACAATTCGCGTCCGAAAATGTTATTATACACAGAAATGATGAGTTGCTTCATTTTTGTTCATACTCAACAAGAAAGACGACTCACAACTTGTTTTCCTTAGGAGCATTGTGATTTTAGTCTACGGAAATTGGACTTCTTAGCTTGTGATTTGGAGTTGGAATCATAGAATAACTTGTGAGACATGCATGCCTAACCCTACCATTTTTTAAACCACATGCACATGattggattttgattttttttttttgggaaataaagaaatatcgGATATTTACATCTACAGtctttaatttacaaaaactcttgagtttgaattt
This region of Sesamum indicum cultivar Zhongzhi No. 13 linkage group LG4, S_indicum_v1.0, whole genome shotgun sequence genomic DNA includes:
- the LOC105160298 gene encoding probable 6-phosphogluconolactonase 4, chloroplastic, with translation NVYLVVYSTALSSFIVATELVIPTASMAAKTKTKVLKFDSEEDVAVALAKYTADLSEKYVKQKGSFSVVLSGGTLIDTLRKLVESPYKDSVDWSKWLIFWVDERVVPLDHEDSNYLLAYRGFLSKVPIPASNIYAINDKKSPEDAADDYEERLKHLVESKILPVSDVTGFPKFDLMLLGMGPDGHVASLFPSRQHRYEKKRWVTFITDSPKPPPPRITFTFPVINSASEIAMVITGADLADTTKIALGDGQTPGSTPLPCCEVSAEGELTWFLDKDAASKL